From one Dyella sp. 2HG41-7 genomic stretch:
- a CDS encoding NAD(P)/FAD-dependent oxidoreductase, with protein sequence MTRQAITLIGGGLVGALVAQLLAKRGFSVEVFEKRPDPRRIGHIRGRTINLALAERGLQALRTAGLAERALQKSVMMRGRMVHPLDADPGLQRYGVDDNEVIWSISRSGLNSLLIDAAEAAGVTFHFGQSLAAADLDSQRIALTDEHGVRREHNASLLIGADGAGSALRAAMNAYQPLGICVEPLGHGYKELEIPAMAGSERFAIEPHALHIWPRASYMSIATPNISGSFNVTLFLPLHGPHPSFDTLPDAAAASAFFRQEFPDLYPQMPRFAEDYDSHPVGTIATLYLDSWHIDGRAVLLGDAAHAIGPFHGQGMNCGFEDAVVLTDLLAASKRDAADAFEEFQRIRKPNSDAIAAMTQENYIEMRDSVADPHYLAKLELGKQLARLAPRYFMPRYRLVTFTLLPYAYAYERGRAQDQLLEQLLRDAPNPHDVSLDAAVATLKATLPRLPPLRSVDAAEVALRPTTQEQKLPMSRFAYPGLASAGQARGNQ encoded by the coding sequence GTGACCAGGCAAGCCATTACCCTGATCGGCGGTGGATTGGTAGGCGCATTAGTTGCCCAGCTTTTAGCCAAACGTGGTTTTTCTGTCGAAGTTTTCGAAAAGCGCCCCGATCCGCGACGGATTGGTCACATTCGTGGACGCACGATCAATCTCGCCTTGGCCGAACGTGGTTTGCAGGCATTGCGAACAGCGGGGCTCGCGGAGCGCGCATTGCAGAAGTCGGTGATGATGCGTGGCCGGATGGTGCATCCGTTAGACGCAGACCCCGGACTGCAACGTTACGGCGTCGATGACAACGAAGTCATTTGGTCCATTTCGCGTAGTGGGTTGAACTCGCTTTTGATCGATGCCGCGGAAGCCGCTGGCGTCACGTTCCACTTTGGCCAATCGCTGGCCGCCGCCGATCTCGATTCGCAACGCATTGCGTTGACGGACGAACACGGCGTACGCCGTGAGCACAATGCATCCTTATTGATCGGCGCCGATGGCGCCGGTTCTGCATTGCGTGCCGCCATGAATGCGTATCAGCCGCTCGGCATTTGCGTCGAGCCGCTCGGGCATGGATATAAGGAATTGGAAATTCCGGCGATGGCCGGCAGCGAGCGCTTTGCGATCGAGCCGCATGCTTTGCATATCTGGCCACGCGCCAGTTATATGAGCATCGCCACGCCGAATATTTCGGGCAGCTTCAATGTCACGTTGTTTTTGCCACTGCATGGGCCGCATCCGAGTTTCGACACCTTGCCGGATGCGGCGGCAGCGAGCGCGTTCTTTCGGCAGGAGTTTCCGGATCTGTACCCGCAGATGCCGCGCTTTGCCGAGGACTACGACAGCCATCCGGTCGGCACCATCGCCACGCTTTATCTGGACAGTTGGCATATCGACGGCCGCGCCGTGTTGCTGGGCGATGCGGCGCACGCGATCGGTCCGTTCCATGGGCAGGGCATGAATTGCGGTTTTGAAGATGCCGTGGTGCTGACCGACCTGTTAGCGGCTTCCAAGCGCGATGCCGCCGATGCGTTCGAGGAATTTCAGCGCATACGCAAACCGAACTCGGACGCGATTGCGGCGATGACGCAGGAAAACTATATCGAAATGCGCGATTCGGTTGCCGATCCGCATTATCTGGCCAAGCTCGAACTCGGCAAGCAATTGGCTCGGCTCGCGCCACGATATTTTATGCCGCGCTATCGCTTGGTGACTTTCACGCTGCTGCCTTATGCCTATGCATACGAACGCGGTCGCGCGCAGGATCAGTTGCTGGAGCAATTGCTGCGCGATGCGCCCAATCCCCATGACGTGTCGCTCGACGCTGCCGTGGCCACGTTGAAAGCCACGCTGCCTCGGTTGCCGCCGCTTCGGTCCGTGGATGCGGCGGAAGTGGCTCTTCGTCCGACCACGCAAGAGCAAAAGTTACCCATGTCGCGCTTTGCTTATCCCGGACTGGCGTCCGCCGGTCAGGCGAGGGGCAACCAATGA
- a CDS encoding right-handed parallel beta-helix repeat-containing protein → MDDTNAFQAAINALPSTGGTVIVPTGTYMINALKSVSLRSHVRLSLASNAYIKAIPNSSDRYWIIKAFQVNNVEIVGGHIVGDRTSHHGTVGEWGYGLLIQGSSKVYVHDITVTNSWGDGIIVRGINWDNGAVTPSTSVTLNRVKADNNRRQGLSICPANQVYVVNSSFTNSNGAAPQGGIDIEPQTQGVTSQVRIENTVLSNNAGNGLEVHNNVNGVTLYKVTAQNNKGFGVFTSGPTNVSITNSNLSQNYLFGVDIAGVTNYVTIANNTINYNFDSWFYDHGVSIFTEGWDPRDIEVASTAGHVTQSNNVISPQK, encoded by the coding sequence ATGGACGATACCAACGCCTTCCAGGCCGCTATCAATGCCTTGCCGTCGACCGGCGGCACCGTGATCGTGCCCACAGGCACGTATATGATCAACGCACTCAAGAGCGTGAGCTTGCGCTCGCATGTGCGTCTGTCGTTGGCGAGCAACGCCTATATCAAGGCCATCCCCAACAGTTCCGACCGCTATTGGATCATCAAGGCGTTCCAGGTGAACAACGTTGAGATCGTCGGCGGCCATATCGTCGGCGACCGCACCAGCCACCACGGCACGGTCGGCGAGTGGGGCTACGGCCTTCTTATCCAGGGATCGAGCAAGGTCTACGTTCACGACATCACCGTGACCAATTCGTGGGGCGACGGCATCATCGTCCGCGGCATCAATTGGGATAACGGCGCCGTGACGCCCTCGACCAGCGTGACACTCAACCGCGTCAAAGCCGACAACAACCGCCGCCAGGGCCTGAGCATTTGCCCGGCTAACCAGGTGTATGTGGTGAACAGCAGCTTCACCAACAGCAACGGTGCGGCCCCGCAGGGAGGCATCGACATCGAGCCGCAGACGCAAGGCGTGACCTCGCAGGTGCGTATCGAGAATACCGTTCTGTCGAATAACGCCGGCAACGGTCTTGAGGTACACAACAACGTTAACGGCGTTACGCTCTATAAGGTGACGGCGCAAAACAATAAGGGCTTTGGCGTATTCACTAGCGGTCCTACCAACGTCAGCATCACCAACAGCAATCTCAGCCAGAACTATCTGTTCGGCGTGGACATTGCCGGCGTCACCAACTACGTGACCATTGCCAACAACACCATCAACTACAACTTCGACTCCTGGTTCTACGACCACGGCGTGTCGATCTTTACGGAAGGCTGGGACCCGCGCGATATTGAAGTCGCCAGCACGGCAGGACATGTAACGCAGTCGAACAACGTTATTTCTCCGCAGAAGTAA
- the secG gene encoding preprotein translocase subunit SecG — protein sequence MFVIFSVFYILIAAAMIVLILMQRGAGADAGSGFGAGASATVFGARGSANFLSRSTAVLAALFFVLSIGMGIYLKANGGAIHQQQQNSDLGVMSGLGNKAATKQNAQPAAPAPAAPVGNGEVPAAQPAPAKAQQGEVPAPTAPAAASTSKH from the coding sequence ATGTTCGTCATCTTCAGCGTGTTCTACATCTTGATCGCTGCCGCGATGATCGTGCTGATCCTTATGCAGCGCGGCGCGGGCGCCGATGCAGGCTCCGGTTTCGGCGCCGGCGCGTCGGCCACCGTGTTTGGCGCGCGTGGTTCGGCCAACTTCCTGTCGCGTTCCACCGCTGTGCTCGCCGCATTGTTCTTCGTGCTCAGCATCGGCATGGGCATCTACTTGAAGGCCAACGGCGGCGCGATCCATCAGCAGCAGCAAAATAGCGATCTTGGCGTGATGTCGGGTCTTGGCAACAAGGCCGCAACCAAGCAAAATGCGCAGCCCGCAGCGCCGGCTCCCGCCGCTCCGGTAGGCAACGGCGAAGTACCCGCCGCCCAGCCGGCTCCGGCCAAGGCGCAGCAAGGCGAGGTTCCGGCACCGACGGCGCCCGCAGCAGCATCTACAAGCAAGCACTAA
- a CDS encoding AAA family ATPase, whose protein sequence is MAVERLLLLSGAIGAGKTSVACALMNRYAFRKVGSSDYLKSLIPPDELKEGDELRLQLQELGDRLDEQTDYLWIVDPVAISTIQKQASVTRWLIDAVRKERQVEHFRQQFGASVRHVHFTAPDALLRARYTGRGISYDQAVDHPNEVNARQLGKIADVLIDTSVLDPHTIANRIVLDLEA, encoded by the coding sequence ATGGCCGTGGAAAGGTTGCTTCTTCTCAGCGGCGCGATTGGCGCGGGTAAAACGTCGGTCGCGTGCGCACTGATGAATAGGTATGCGTTTCGCAAAGTGGGTTCCAGCGACTATCTCAAATCGCTGATCCCGCCCGACGAACTCAAAGAAGGTGACGAGCTTCGCTTGCAGCTTCAAGAGTTGGGTGACCGTTTAGATGAGCAGACGGATTATCTATGGATCGTGGACCCTGTCGCCATCTCCACCATTCAAAAACAGGCCTCGGTCACGCGTTGGCTGATTGATGCCGTTCGAAAGGAACGACAGGTCGAACACTTCCGCCAACAGTTCGGGGCATCCGTTCGCCACGTGCACTTCACCGCGCCCGATGCTTTGTTACGAGCTCGCTATACCGGACGCGGCATCAGCTACGACCAAGCCGTCGATCATCCCAATGAAGTGAATGCCAGGCAGCTGGGGAAGATTGCAGACGTGTTGATCGATACTAGCGTGTTGGATCCGCATACGATCGCAAATCGCATAGTGTTGGATTTGGAGGCGTGA
- a CDS encoding VIT1/CCC1 transporter family protein, giving the protein MSHTHRHTHKERHFTFSETVRDVVLGMADGLTVPFALAAGLSAANVASRVVVVAGVAEIAAGAIAMGLGGYLAARGEIDHYHSERSREFREIRDLQREEEREIVDIFKNYGLDRAACEPILTHFRKDHDAWVDFMMRFELGLDEPQPGRALRSALTIGGAYVVGGLVPLAPYMLIDQLKPALMASIVCTGIALAIFGTAKSRFTGMSPLRSAVQTVLIGGLASATAFLLAHWIGG; this is encoded by the coding sequence ATGTCCCACACGCACCGCCACACGCACAAAGAGCGGCATTTCACCTTTTCCGAAACGGTGCGCGATGTCGTGCTCGGCATGGCCGATGGACTCACCGTCCCGTTCGCGCTCGCGGCCGGCCTTTCCGCGGCGAATGTCGCTAGCCGCGTGGTCGTCGTCGCCGGCGTCGCGGAAATTGCGGCAGGCGCCATCGCCATGGGATTGGGCGGCTATCTCGCAGCGCGCGGCGAAATCGATCACTACCATTCCGAGCGCAGTCGAGAGTTCCGCGAAATCCGCGATCTGCAGCGCGAAGAAGAACGCGAGATCGTCGACATCTTCAAAAACTACGGTCTGGATCGCGCGGCCTGCGAACCCATCCTCACGCACTTCCGCAAGGATCACGATGCGTGGGTGGATTTCATGATGCGCTTCGAATTGGGACTGGACGAACCGCAGCCCGGCCGCGCATTGCGCAGCGCGCTCACCATCGGTGGCGCGTACGTTGTCGGCGGATTGGTTCCGCTGGCGCCCTACATGTTGATCGATCAACTCAAGCCCGCGTTGATGGCATCGATCGTTTGCACGGGCATCGCCTTGGCGATATTCGGCACGGCGAAGAGTCGCTTCACCGGTATGAGCCCGTTGCGTAGCGCCGTGCAAACCGTATTGATCGGTGGCCTGGCATCGGCCACCGCGTTTCTATTGGCGCATTGGATCGGCGGTTAG
- the glmM gene encoding phosphoglucosamine mutase: MNQRKYFGTDGIRGQVGQWPISADFVLRLGRALGVVLGRQKKTPGRPLVLIGKDTRVSGYMFESALEAGLAAAGADVRLFGPMPTPAVAYLTRSLRADAGIVISASHNPHYDNGIKFFSTHGEKLSDEIEEAIEREVDAEFTTVDSEHLGKVVRVTDAVTRYAEFCKSTVPEDFSLAGMKIVLDCAHGATYQVAPKVFAELGAELHVLGDKPDGFNINRDVGSTHPQSLQRAVVEHHADIGFAFDGDGDRVQVVDRNGVLGDGDDMLYVLARSWHARGQLKGPVVGTLMSNYGLQQALAGLGVELIRANVGDRFVLQKLKEHGGVLGGETSGHLLCLDRATTGDGIVAALALLEALKHSGQDLATARQGLKKTPQLMINVRAAGAREALDSDAVRQALAETEKSLLGRGRVVLRASGTEPLVRVTVEAADEAEVRLMAERLADVVKSVAERS; the protein is encoded by the coding sequence ATGAATCAACGCAAATATTTCGGCACCGATGGCATCCGCGGTCAGGTCGGGCAATGGCCCATCAGCGCGGATTTCGTGTTGCGCCTGGGGCGCGCGCTGGGCGTGGTGCTTGGGCGGCAAAAGAAAACGCCGGGTCGTCCGCTGGTTTTGATCGGCAAAGACACGCGCGTTTCCGGTTACATGTTCGAATCCGCGTTGGAAGCCGGTTTGGCCGCGGCGGGTGCCGACGTGCGTTTGTTCGGCCCGATGCCCACGCCGGCCGTGGCCTATCTCACGCGTAGTTTGCGCGCGGATGCGGGCATTGTGATCAGCGCATCGCACAACCCGCATTACGACAACGGCATCAAATTTTTCTCCACGCATGGCGAAAAACTTTCCGACGAAATCGAAGAGGCGATTGAGCGCGAAGTCGATGCCGAGTTCACCACCGTGGATTCGGAGCATCTGGGCAAAGTGGTGCGCGTCACCGATGCCGTAACGCGTTACGCCGAATTCTGCAAATCCACCGTACCGGAAGATTTCAGCCTTGCCGGCATGAAGATCGTGCTCGACTGCGCACATGGCGCGACGTACCAGGTCGCGCCCAAAGTTTTTGCGGAGCTTGGCGCGGAATTGCATGTACTCGGCGACAAGCCCGACGGTTTCAATATCAATCGCGATGTCGGTTCCACCCATCCACAATCGTTGCAACGCGCCGTCGTGGAACACCATGCCGATATCGGTTTCGCCTTCGACGGCGACGGCGATCGCGTGCAAGTGGTGGATCGTAACGGTGTGCTGGGCGATGGCGACGATATGCTTTACGTGCTCGCGCGCAGCTGGCACGCGCGCGGTCAATTGAAGGGCCCGGTCGTAGGCACTTTGATGAGCAATTACGGTTTGCAGCAGGCGCTGGCCGGTTTGGGCGTGGAGTTGATCCGCGCCAATGTGGGCGATCGTTTCGTACTGCAGAAACTGAAAGAGCATGGCGGCGTGCTGGGCGGCGAAACATCCGGCCATTTGCTGTGCCTGGACCGCGCCACCACCGGCGACGGCATTGTCGCCGCGCTGGCGTTGCTCGAAGCGTTGAAGCACTCCGGTCAGGATCTGGCCACCGCACGCCAGGGATTGAAGAAGACGCCGCAATTGATGATCAACGTCCGCGCCGCCGGTGCGCGCGAAGCGCTCGATAGCGACGCGGTGCGCCAGGCGCTTGCCGAAACCGAAAAATCCCTGCTGGGACGCGGCCGCGTGGTGCTGCGTGCGTCCGGCACCGAACCGCTCGTGCGTGTGACAGTGGAAGCGGCCGACGAGGCGGAAGTCAGGCTGATGGCCGAACGCCTCGCGGACGTCGTAAAATCCGTAGCCGAACGCTCGTGA
- a CDS encoding adenylosuccinate synthetase produces the protein MSNRQIVIISGKTCSGKTGLAKLLRSQYQFKIIATREILRDHLGKAGDTANREELIAEGIKLDRDTNSKWVAEGVAERIKNLPEEQGVVVDHVSSPDQIEAFRTQFGPNLVHVHLYASTDTLHKRYSNSEGQRKDAPVYEEIDHLTNQAHILKLLNDADVRINTDRTDDRDTLVRVAARLHLFSSPEVRCVDVLVGGQYGSEGKGNIVAYLAREYDVLVRVGGPNAGHTVVSAKGKFIHHLLPSGSGFTAGKLLLGPGMTINVKGLLEEINGLGIGSDRLFIDPQASIIEQDDIDTEQQGVVGAIASTGSGSGSAKARRITHRGNKKTQVLLAQDVPELGPFIASTADQLELAYRNGKSILLEGTQGSLLSLYHGRYPYVTSRDTNVAGCLAEAGISPSRVRKILMVVRTTPIRVANPDGDEGNISGFLKHETSFEIIAKRAGLDPKEVEGAEITSTTKRKRRVGWFEWEQFRRACDLNAPTDIVLTFVDYLSKDNQNARRFEQLDLNTIKFIEELERVAQAPVSLINTRFPKKDDDFRDLRSIIDRRNWNGRSDIR, from the coding sequence ATGTCCAATCGTCAGATTGTCATCATCAGCGGCAAAACATGTAGCGGCAAAACTGGACTGGCCAAGTTACTACGCTCGCAATATCAGTTTAAAATCATCGCAACACGTGAAATTCTTCGCGATCACCTTGGTAAAGCCGGTGACACTGCAAATCGTGAAGAGCTCATTGCAGAGGGCATTAAGCTCGATCGAGACACAAATTCCAAGTGGGTGGCCGAAGGCGTTGCGGAACGCATTAAGAACCTCCCAGAGGAACAAGGTGTCGTCGTTGATCACGTGAGCTCCCCGGACCAAATCGAAGCATTTCGAACGCAGTTTGGCCCAAATTTGGTGCACGTCCATCTATACGCGTCCACTGACACGCTGCATAAACGGTATTCGAATTCAGAAGGGCAACGCAAAGACGCACCAGTTTACGAAGAAATTGATCACCTCACTAATCAAGCACACATCTTGAAATTGCTGAACGACGCAGATGTTCGCATCAACACAGATCGAACCGACGACAGAGATACGTTGGTTCGCGTTGCCGCCCGACTTCATCTTTTTTCCTCTCCCGAAGTGCGCTGTGTTGATGTGTTGGTAGGCGGCCAATATGGGAGTGAAGGGAAAGGAAATATTGTCGCCTACCTCGCTCGCGAATACGACGTATTAGTTCGAGTAGGGGGACCCAATGCGGGTCACACGGTCGTGAGCGCGAAAGGCAAGTTTATTCATCACCTCTTACCCTCTGGCTCTGGTTTTACCGCGGGCAAGTTGTTGCTCGGACCAGGCATGACGATCAACGTCAAAGGACTGCTTGAAGAAATAAATGGCCTCGGTATTGGCTCCGACCGACTATTCATCGATCCACAAGCTAGCATCATCGAACAGGACGACATCGATACCGAACAACAAGGCGTCGTAGGCGCGATTGCGTCAACTGGCAGCGGCAGCGGCTCCGCCAAAGCCCGAAGGATTACGCACCGTGGAAATAAGAAAACTCAAGTTCTATTGGCTCAGGACGTGCCTGAACTTGGACCATTCATCGCGTCGACCGCTGATCAGCTAGAACTCGCCTATCGAAATGGTAAATCCATTCTCCTCGAAGGGACACAAGGGAGCCTGCTGAGCCTCTACCACGGTCGCTATCCATACGTAACGTCTCGCGATACCAACGTGGCCGGATGCCTCGCAGAAGCGGGAATTTCACCCAGCCGCGTTAGAAAGATTTTGATGGTTGTCCGAACCACTCCCATCCGTGTAGCTAATCCAGATGGGGACGAGGGAAACATTTCGGGCTTTCTCAAACATGAAACATCGTTCGAGATCATCGCTAAACGTGCCGGCCTGGACCCTAAGGAAGTAGAAGGCGCGGAAATCACGTCAACGACCAAACGAAAACGTCGAGTCGGCTGGTTTGAATGGGAACAGTTTCGCCGAGCCTGCGATCTCAATGCCCCGACGGACATCGTTCTGACCTTCGTTGACTACTTATCTAAGGACAACCAAAACGCCCGTCGTTTTGAGCAGCTCGATTTAAATACGATCAAGTTCATCGAAGAACTGGAACGGGTCGCACAAGCGCCCGTATCGTTGATAAACACGCGCTTCCCAAAAAAGGACGACGATTTTAGAGATCTTCGTTCGATCATCGACCGTCGCAATTGGAACGGCCGCTCCGACATTAGGTAA
- a CDS encoding 2-oxoglutarate and iron-dependent oxygenase domain-containing protein: MDTSAHGKKVPTLDIRRYDTDRTAFVAELGAAYREFGFCCISGHGISSKLIDGAYDAFERFFALPTETKMKYHVPGTGGARGYTPFKVETAKDSRHPDLKEFWHVGRDINRDSPFADLMPPNLWPAEVPGFREYGYELYQSLDWLGSRVLRALALHIDLPEDYFENKIDQGNSILRPIHYPPITEKNIPNVRAGAHEDINFITLLVGASAEGLEVLTREGEWLPITTEGDAIVVNIGDMLQRLTNHVYPSTTHRVVNPQNDNARKPRYSVPYFLHPNPDVVLDPLPQCITADNPRRYDSSITSHDYLMQRLREIKLI; the protein is encoded by the coding sequence ATGGACACGTCTGCCCACGGCAAAAAGGTTCCCACGCTCGACATTCGTCGTTACGACACCGATCGCACGGCGTTTGTCGCCGAGCTCGGCGCGGCCTATCGCGAATTCGGTTTCTGCTGCATCAGCGGCCACGGCATTTCATCGAAGCTGATCGACGGCGCCTACGACGCTTTCGAGCGCTTTTTCGCGCTGCCGACCGAAACCAAAATGAAGTACCACGTGCCCGGCACCGGCGGCGCGCGCGGCTACACGCCTTTCAAGGTGGAAACGGCCAAAGACAGCCGTCACCCGGATTTAAAAGAGTTTTGGCACGTCGGCCGCGACATCAACCGCGATTCGCCGTTCGCCGATCTGATGCCGCCCAATTTGTGGCCGGCCGAAGTGCCGGGTTTTCGCGAATACGGTTACGAACTTTACCAATCGCTGGATTGGCTCGGCAGTCGCGTCTTGCGCGCGCTGGCTTTGCATATCGATCTGCCGGAGGATTACTTCGAGAACAAGATCGACCAAGGCAACTCGATTCTGCGCCCGATCCATTACCCGCCCATCACGGAAAAAAATATTCCCAACGTGCGTGCGGGCGCTCACGAAGATATCAATTTCATTACGCTGCTGGTGGGCGCGAGCGCCGAAGGTTTGGAAGTGCTGACGCGCGAAGGCGAATGGCTGCCCATCACCACCGAAGGCGACGCCATCGTCGTGAATATCGGCGACATGCTGCAACGCCTTACCAACCATGTGTATCCGTCGACGACACATCGCGTGGTGAATCCGCAAAACGACAACGCGCGCAAGCCGCGTTATTCGGTGCCGTATTTCTTGCATCCCAATCCCGACGTGGTGCTCGATCCGCTGCCGCAGTGCATTACCGCGGACAATCCGCGTCGCTACGACAGCTCGATCACATCGCACGATTACCTGATGCAGCGGTTGCGTGAGATCAAGCTGATTTGA
- the tpiA gene encoding triose-phosphate isomerase — translation MRKKIVAGNWKMHGSRSMADGLVADIVKGGPVGDVDVLVFPPYLYLPQLIATFGDSGLGFGSQDVSEHAGPGAHTGEVSASMVADVGAHWTLVGHSERRHHHTESNEMVARKFAAARAAGLTPILCLGETLHQREAGQTMEVIHHQLQAVLMLNGIACFDTAVIAYEPVWAIGTGKNATPEQAQEVHAFIRSQLAEQDAMIARLTRLLYGGSVKASNAADLFGQPDVDGGLIGGASLIASDFLAICQAAR, via the coding sequence ATGCGCAAAAAAATCGTCGCTGGAAATTGGAAAATGCACGGCAGTCGATCGATGGCCGATGGGCTGGTCGCGGACATCGTCAAAGGCGGTCCTGTCGGCGACGTCGACGTACTCGTTTTTCCGCCTTATCTCTATCTTCCTCAGCTTATCGCCACCTTCGGCGATTCCGGTTTGGGCTTCGGGTCCCAAGACGTGAGCGAGCACGCGGGGCCGGGCGCGCATACCGGCGAAGTGTCGGCGTCCATGGTGGCCGACGTCGGCGCGCATTGGACCCTGGTGGGTCATTCCGAACGGCGGCACCACCACACCGAGAGCAACGAGATGGTGGCGCGCAAGTTCGCCGCGGCGCGCGCCGCCGGATTGACCCCCATTTTGTGCCTGGGCGAAACCCTGCATCAGCGTGAAGCGGGGCAGACCATGGAGGTTATCCATCACCAGCTGCAGGCCGTTTTGATGCTGAATGGCATCGCCTGCTTCGATACGGCCGTGATCGCGTATGAGCCGGTCTGGGCCATTGGAACGGGCAAAAACGCCACCCCGGAACAGGCGCAGGAGGTGCATGCCTTCATCCGTAGCCAACTCGCGGAGCAGGATGCTATGATTGCCCGTCTGACCCGGCTGCTTTATGGCGGTAGCGTCAAGGCGTCCAACGCAGCCGACCTGTTTGGGCAGCCGGACGTGGATGGTGGTTTGATTGGAGGTGCGTCGCTTATCGCGTCCGACTTCCTCGCCATCTGCCAAGCCGCCCGTTAA
- a CDS encoding Kiwa anti-phage protein KwaB-like domain-containing protein: MTQQAFDDLRGFDFDEADVHLWVFKRSMTAAKYVANYLRTDADLNAALKGFAIHEKERITEWAPYTYLAQTHENGCLSVEVDQTNFHLLKILVDRPEAEHAIGDVKKLRGVVGYVVKFSHNGRTVYATRRSPTTWTSAYRKKGVVNVFFKNGQLSAVKGDEFTLEPNFDLFCLDNSILIANKAGFEQVMQYRMGYVAAFGELQQQQQFVSLFTDLQPLIDHVGTNSTHLRRMAVIQEKCLYAQPGFMDAVQQVNTKRQWGIQFDAHNRIIPTANTASLIMKILLDQRLLSEITQIMYDVPEGIRVQ; this comes from the coding sequence ATGACTCAGCAAGCTTTTGACGATCTTCGGGGCTTCGATTTTGACGAAGCCGATGTCCATCTGTGGGTCTTCAAACGTAGTATGACCGCTGCCAAATACGTCGCTAACTACCTACGAACCGATGCCGACCTCAATGCCGCTTTAAAAGGGTTCGCTATTCACGAAAAGGAGCGAATAACCGAGTGGGCGCCGTATACCTATCTCGCGCAGACCCACGAGAATGGATGTTTGTCCGTCGAAGTGGATCAAACGAATTTTCATTTGTTGAAGATTCTCGTGGACCGCCCAGAAGCCGAGCACGCTATCGGTGACGTTAAGAAACTTCGGGGCGTAGTGGGCTATGTGGTGAAGTTCTCGCACAATGGCCGGACGGTATATGCCACTCGACGCTCACCCACCACATGGACGTCCGCATACCGAAAGAAGGGCGTGGTCAATGTTTTCTTCAAGAATGGTCAACTGTCGGCAGTTAAGGGAGACGAGTTCACATTGGAGCCCAATTTTGATTTGTTCTGCCTCGACAATAGCATCTTGATCGCCAACAAGGCTGGATTTGAACAAGTTATGCAATACCGAATGGGGTATGTGGCAGCCTTCGGAGAATTGCAGCAGCAACAACAGTTCGTTTCGCTTTTCACGGATTTACAACCATTGATCGACCACGTAGGAACCAATTCGACGCATCTTCGTCGAATGGCTGTAATTCAAGAAAAGTGCCTTTACGCTCAACCTGGATTTATGGATGCCGTGCAACAAGTCAACACAAAGCGTCAGTGGGGCATCCAATTCGATGCACACAATCGCATCATTCCCACCGCCAATACAGCATCGCTGATCATGAAAATTCTTCTTGATCAACGATTGCTTAGCGAAATCACGCAAATCATGTATGACGTGCCTGAGGGCATACGTGTTCAGTAG
- a CDS encoding SDR family oxidoreductase: protein MTQARPLSLITGASAGIGAAFARALAARGHDVVLTARRTERLETLATELRNTHNINATVLTSDLADAHAVEHLCSTLNERGLQVDWLINNAGYGVPGRFDANDWQVHADFLRVLVTAPTELAWRLIAGMRARGYGRIVNVASLAGHVPGSAGHTLYAASKAYMIKFSQSLALENQNIGVNVCALCPGFTRSEFHDVTGTRPLVSKMPDFMWQSAEDVVQEGIDAVERGDAVHVTGRFNRTVKSVFKLLPDRLALKLSARQSHRYRAQDSAH, encoded by the coding sequence ATGACGCAAGCCCGCCCGCTCAGTTTGATAACGGGAGCATCCGCCGGCATCGGCGCCGCTTTTGCCCGCGCCCTCGCCGCTCGCGGTCACGATGTGGTGCTTACCGCACGACGCACCGAGCGCCTGGAAACACTGGCGACCGAGCTGCGCAACACACACAACATCAACGCGACCGTGCTCACCAGCGATCTGGCCGACGCGCATGCAGTTGAGCATTTGTGTTCAACGTTGAATGAGCGCGGCTTGCAGGTCGATTGGCTGATCAATAACGCAGGCTACGGCGTGCCGGGTCGATTCGATGCGAACGACTGGCAGGTTCACGCGGATTTTCTTCGCGTGCTGGTGACCGCGCCCACGGAACTGGCGTGGCGTTTGATCGCAGGCATGCGCGCGCGTGGTTATGGGCGCATTGTGAATGTTGCGTCGTTGGCCGGCCATGTACCCGGCAGTGCGGGCCACACGCTTTACGCAGCGAGCAAGGCGTACATGATCAAATTCTCGCAATCGCTTGCGCTGGAAAATCAAAACATCGGCGTCAACGTCTGCGCGCTCTGCCCTGGCTTTACGCGCTCGGAATTTCACGACGTCACCGGCACGCGCCCGCTGGTGAGCAAGATGCCGGATTTTATGTGGCAGAGCGCGGAGGATGTGGTGCAGGAAGGCATCGACGCCGTCGAACGCGGCGACGCCGTGCATGTCACCGGGCGCTTTAATCGAACCGTCAAGAGCGTGTTCAAGCTGTTGCCGGATCGGCTTGCACTGAAGCTATCGGCGCGCCAATCGCATCGTTATCGCGCGCAGGATTCGGCGCACTAA